In Zingiber officinale cultivar Zhangliang chromosome 3B, Zo_v1.1, whole genome shotgun sequence, a single window of DNA contains:
- the LOC122055045 gene encoding probable flavin-containing monooxygenase 1, whose translation MVKVQGKPRVAIIGGGISGLAAAKELRDLEPVVFEATDSIGGVWKHCSFRTTRLQTPRPDYEFTDHQWDDRNDPTFPTHTEILNYLHGFATRFDLWKLIRLRAKVVEVRFIGGGGSAAGCFTELWGENGKAIADRPVWEVGVVTGDSDSVQRFEFEFVVMCMGKYGDVANIPRFPDGKGPEIFQGQVLHTMDYCKLDQEAATRLMKGKKVVVVGYKKSAIDLAVECAEANQGADGEPCTMVIRTLHWTVPSYSIWGLPFFLFFSTRFSQFLHERPNRGLVETLACRLLSPLRKGVSKFIESYLAWKLPLDKYGLRPDHPFLEDYASCQMAILPENFFAEADRGLIRFKRANQLCFWEGGVTLESDGNDCTKLEADVVLLATGYDGKTKLTSVLPGPYRGLVVDSSGVMPLYRGTIHPLIPHMAFVGYIESVSNLHTSELRCKWLGSLVKGEFELPAVEEMFRQIREEVDVMKRTTRFYRRHCISTFSIAHSDGMCQDMGWRSWRKTNWFAEAFAAYGNQDYIENGRQEEEDD comes from the exons ATGGTGAAGGTTCAAGGCAAGCCGAGGGTGGCCATCATTGGTGGCGGTATCAGCGGGCTGGCCGCCGCGAAGGAGCTCCGGGATCTAGAGCCGGTGGTTTTCGAGGCCACCGACTCGATCGGAGGCGTGTGGAAGCACTGCTCCTTCCGGACGACCCGGCTGCAGACTCCGCGGCCGGACTACGAGTTCACCGACCACCAGTGGGACGACCGGAACGACCCCACCTTCCCCACCCACACCGAGATTCTGAATTACCTCCACGGCTTCGCCACCCGCTTCGACCTGTGGAAGCTCATCAGGTTACGCGCCAAGGTCGTGGAGGTCCGCTTCATTGGCGGCGGCGGCTCCGCGGCGGGATGCTTCACCGAGCTGTGGGGGGAGAATGGTAAAGCCATCGCCGATCGCCCCGTGTGGGAGGTCGGAGTCGTCACCGGAGACTCCGACTCGGTTCAG CGGTTTGAGTTCGAGTTCGTCGTGATGTGCATGGGGAAGTACGGAGATGTGGCAAACATTCCAAGGTTTCCTGACGGGAAGGGTCCGGAGATCTTCCAAGGCCAGGTTCTACACACCATGGACTACTGCAAGCTCGACCAGGAAGCCGCCACACGGCTGAtgaaggggaagaaggtggtggtCGTCGGCTACAAGAAATCCGCCATCGACCTCGCCGTCGAGTGCGCAGAAGCAAACCAAG GGGCGGACGGTGAGCCATGCACGATGGTGATTAGGACCCTGCACTGGACTGTGCCGTCCTACTCCATTTGGGGCTtacccttcttcctcttcttctcgacGAGGTTCTCTCAGTTCCTCCACGAAAGGCCCAACCGAGGACTCGTAGAGACACTTGCCTGCCGACTGTTATCCCCCctg AGGAAGGGAGTGTCCAAGTTCATCGAGTCTTATCTGGCGTGGAAGCTTCCCCTCGATAAGTACGGGCTGAGGCCGGACCACCCTTTCTTGGAGGATTATGCCTCGTGCCAGATGGCGATTTTGCCGGAGAACTTCTTCGCGGAGGCGGACCGAGGACTGATCCGGTTCAAGAGGGCAAACCAATTGTGTTTCTGGGAAGGCGGCGTCACGTTAGAATCAGATGGCAACGACTGCACCAAGTTGGAGGCGGATGTTGTGCTGCTCGCCACCGGCTACGACGGAAAGACGAAGCTCACCTCTGTGCTCCCTGGGCCCTACCGCGGATTGGTCGTCGATTCCTCCGGCGTCATGCCGCTCTATAG GGGAACGATTCATCCGCTGATCCCGCACATGGCATTCGTGGGGTACATAGAGAGCGTGTCGAACCTGCACACGTCGGAGCTGCGGTGCAAGTGGCTGGGGAGCCTCGTGAAGGGGGAGTTCGAGTTGCCGGCGGTGGAGGAGATGTTCCGGCAGATTCGGGAGGAGGTGGATGTGATGAAGAGGACGACGCGGTTCTACCGCCGGCACTGCATCTCCACCTTCAGCATCGCGCACAGCGACGGGATGTGCCAAGACATGGGCTGGCGCTCGTGGAGGAAGACAAATTGGTTCGCCGAGGCCTTCGCCGCCTACGGCAACCAGGACTATATAGAAAACGgccggcaagaagaagaagatgattaa